The sequence taaaatttgtaatctcaATCTGCAAAGTGGACTTTCAAATCTagtgagaccaaaaggtcaaatctttctcaataatctttctcaataatcatagggtgcttatgCATAACaattctcaaaataacaatctcaaatagggcttagtgacccatatgTCAATCTCATATTAAAATACCTCAAACTCATGCTTAATAACATAAACCtttataaatcaactcaaaatttggaaatttcagcaataagcataataatatcaacatactcatgtaatttatcttctaaaacattgaaaatctCAAAATCCCATGCATAGAAATATTGGGCATAACCCACATTTCAAATTAAtaggaaaacatgtaaaatcatatatccttgtaattaaaaataagttttgggcacaagaacgaaaggattgtccttattcataacctcacataccttaaataTGAACTAGGTGAACAAACTTGCTTTTTGGGACTCTATTGgcactcttgaatgagggttcttgaagctcttggaatgggaaccttgaatcttgaagaaatttGGAAAAACAACAGTGaaatattgagattcttgatgttgaaggttgaagcctagggttttggatgagagtaattttgatgaaacttagcatataatgcttctaaaaggCTTTAATCATGGGTTTTGACGAATTGCAAATCGGAAAAAGGATCATTTTTCCCTTAATGACGTAGAGCTGGAAGCTGAAAAATCTAGGTAGGTGCAGTGGAGTGTGCGTCGCATGCTTTAGTCCTCTGGActggagcatgcgtcgcatgctctatcgCACGATGCCCGGGGTGAACTGGATCATGTGACGCGTGCAAATCGAATGATGCTACTGGTTTAggcatccaaacatgccctaaacgaggtccaaaatttttgaaactcacccgagtgTACTATTAACTTAccccatcatgaatcaacaaaaaaatcaaccatcgaaggtcgggaaggtcatcaaataaatcctcaaagtttgaaGGTCTTAAAAATGACGAAGTCCCAACACTTAGATAAATTTCTAAGTGTGAGATCTCTCTTGACATGCTCAAAGGGACTTAGACAACAAGAAAATTTTACTGGATCTTACAAAGATGATATGCTTAATTACTGTAGAGGTAAGAGACCCTATCCAGGTGCCTTATTCTGAACAGGTGCTCGAGGAATTTTGATTGTGATAAATCTTGACAAAAAACTTTGTGACTCTTGAGATAATCATCGAGGAAGGAGTCATGAATGTGTATGATGAAAATATTTCGATCTTTGAAGAAGGGGATTTCTTATGTCTAATGGAACGCCTGCTGGAGTTGTTTTTCAAATTGTTCAACTAAAGTAGCATGTTTGATCACTTGCTAGAAAAATTGCTcaatgaaaaatgagattttaatgaGAGAATATCAAATCTTGCCAAAAATAAAATTGGTAATGCATGCGCGTCATATTCACTTGCCTTCGTAGAGTATTTGATAATCGTAATCAATTTGACAACTTCAAATACTTTCATGTGTGATAATTCTGTTAAAATGATGCAAGGTCTATGGAGTGTTGGTGTAGTATGCCCTGAACGGCGAAGTGAAGGCTCGCGAGTAAACAGCAAGCAGCAAGCAAGAGCTTCTCAGCCCCCTAACCTTTCTCCTTTTTTAGaatacttcttatttatttcagGTAAGCTTTAAAGTTGGTTGCTTTGCTATACTATACTAGTAGTAGAGCGCTCGCTCTTGACTAATATAATAGAAAGTAAAGGGACTCTATTATAATCTTATGAATATAAAGATCTCAAAATGAAAGAACGAGCTCTTTTGCTCGCCCCTATCTCTAAAGGGGCGTAAGCACTTCACTCGCTAAGGGATGGGCTTCATTCACTTGCATTCCTGCTAGCACTACAAAAAGCTCCGGGCGCTttgctttactttattttttataaaaaaaaaagaccaaataAGAGTGAAAAACAAGGGCAAGCGATAGAAAGAATAGTCCCTCGTGCGAACTACTACTAGTAGAAAATGGTGAGACCGTTAGTGAAAGAAAGACCAAGGGGGATCCTACCCGTCAGGAGAAGGAGGAGTCAGTTTTCTTTGAAGATCGAGGAACGTAGTGTCGGACAATTAGGAGTTTAGAGCCCtagttaaataatttataatttgtgatgacttttatttttatataattgtgGGTTTTGATGACATAACAATTTTTATATGTCATgtttttattgaattattttatgtaattttatgatgtcttgaatttattttttgttatgaattttattttaattgatgtcTAGTAATtgtcataaatattattttatccttagatttgaaaaaTGTTAGATTATTGCTGAAAATGAATTACTAAGTTCAAATATTACAATAGATGCATTATTTGTTGAAACATATAACTCGtatgttgaaaataatcaaacagatacAAATATCTGATGCGAcaaatgactaacatgttgcaataaatgactcacctattgaaaataatcaaacatatatagatatttatgacaatagatgtattatttgttgtaatagatggctCATGTgttaaaaataatcaaacagatacAGATATTTGTTACAATAGACAATTAACCcgtttcaacagatgacccacctattgaaaattatttttaaaatataaatatttgttccAACGgatactcatctgttgaaaattatcaaacaaatatagacacctattgcaacagatgaatcatcttttgaaaattatcaaacagacagattaataatctattgcaatagatgatccatttgttgagaattatcaaacaaatatagacatcaaTTGCAACAGGTTATTATTTGTTAAAATAGGCTATACACTTAGGTGACAATGTAATTCATTGAGATTGTAACTGAGATTATAAATTAAAAGTTAATTATggctaaattaattttttttattactaatcatgatttaatatgaaatattttacatcaaattagtatattgatcactctatttaggatgaatacacttagttgatcatttaattactatgtaatttattgaaactataattgaactaataaattaaaaagaaaattatagttaaatcaatttatttattactaagtATGATTTAATATGAACCACTTCtcaaaaattagtcaattgatcactctatttaggACAAATACGCTTAGTTGATCATGCAATTACTATGTATTtcattgaaattgtaattgaacttataaattaaaaattaattattgttaaattaatttatttattactaatcatgttTAAAGGTGGAGCATTTCTTATCAAATTAGTCATTGCTCAATCTATTTAGGACGAATACGCTTAGTTGATAATGaaattactatgtaattcattgagattgtaattgaacttataattaaaagttaattacagttaaatcaatttatttattactaatcatgatttaatatgacgaatttcaaatcaaacaattGATCAATTTATTTAGGAAGAATGCACTAAGTTGATCATGTAATTCATTGAGAttataattaaattcataaattaaaaagctaattatagttaaatcaatttatttattactaaccatgatttaatatgaatcagtttacatcaaattagtcaattgatcactctatttaggAGGAATAtatttagttgatcatgtaaaTCATTGTAATTGTAATTAAACTTATAAATTTAAagctaattatagttaaattaatttatttgttattaattatgatttaatatgaaagatttcacatcaaattagccaaacaaatatagatatatgTGTAACACatgtctaacctgttgcaacaactaactcatttgttgaaaattatcaaacagatataaacatctgttgcaatagataaaccacCTGTTGACAAAATCTAAACATGTcctgctagtggtttgatttcttccaacagatgacttatctattgcaacagatggatcatctattagaagaaatcaaaccacTTGCAAgacatattttaatttctctcaatagatggctcatctattgcaacaaataagtcatccattgaaagaaattgaaacatgtcttgctagtggtttgatttcttttgacagatgactcatctattacaacgaggtcatctgttggaatgaATCAAAATAGGTTTTACTGTGATCTGATTTCATCCGAtggatgactcatctattacaatagatacgtcatctattgaaaatatttttgtaccatgttgtatttattaaattttctattATCTTTTTCAGTGATGCacaattgtaatttttttttccttttgttcagCAGTAGTTGgatcataaacaaaaatatattttatagaatAAAAAACATACATTACCAGCTAAAAGGAGTGAAAATTAGCAAGTTCATAATAAACCAACAAGACTATTCACTAATACAATAATAATGGAGCATTTCAATCCAGTATATAACTTTTTTGTGGTCACCCGTCTTACATATGCAACACTTATTTTCTCTTGTTGGAAATGATTCCccgactccacgcctcctcttcaTTCGCGTTCTTCCCAATTTGCTTAGGTCAACGTATGGAGTAGGTATATCTCTCTCCATAATCTCTACAGGAACAATTCAAAAATCTTCAGAAGGCACCAAATTAATAGCCTCACAATATGCAATTATGTATTTTTCTATCGAATAATACGAAGGTGAATACTCATAAATTTGATTTTCAACTTGTGCACCATATTAGGCTTGAAACGCTACCATATTCgttcaaattaaaaattctaCATGTACAAGTTTTGCTTTGAATATCAACCATGGTAACATCACCATGACTGGTGATACTGAACTTTTATGTAACTGACTATTTGTTTGGCCCATAATTCAATTAATATACTTTGATATTTGTCTTTTCATGGCGACAACACTTGCTAATGAATCCTTCACTAATGGTACCTAGAGAAATTTGTTTaaacatattaataatatgataGTACAGTAAAGTTGAGTGGctatatacaaaaacaaaattatatgcactattccaacagataagcgtccgttgcaatagataactcatttgttaTCTGTTGGGTGCATGTTCATAACTAATAACTTAATCCAACAgttaggtcatctgttgcaacagataagttaccAGTTGAAAATACATTAACAGTAGTGAAAACAATCCAACAATTGTTATATTCATATACAAAACTTGTTGAACTGTTGGATACAATATTGAAAAAACAGATATACCCAGAtaaaaactgaactaaaaatcattaattttactTACCGAAATCACTTATAAGTAACACGTACTGATATAcaaacaaaatttgatccaaaaatttaatttaataacaaTAGTTGCGACAACAGCAACGTAATGACAAGCAGCACCAAAAACaaaagatgatgaagatgaaaaaaaagaaaagcagcAGCAGTAGCAATAACAACtacaatggaagaagaaaaaaagcgAGGAGAGAGAAAAGGGAGAAGAAGCgtcattttttcctctttttttagtttgaattttatATAGATGGATCATAGTATAAAAGTCTCAAAACTTGGGGATATGAAATTTATTTCCCTAAGCcttaatctaaaaataatcatcaacactcattaattaaaatttaaataacctacactaaattttaaaacttttttgtcactcTTAATTCAAAGCCCCTGGTCCCTAAATTGGCGGACAACTCATACATTCTTTCAAGAAGAAAAAGATCACATGCATGGGATGgaaatgtttttaaaaaataaaatgcttaCAAATTTAATTAAACAAAGATATACATCATTAAAGGCAAATTAATTCAATCTAATTTcgtatattgataataataataattaggttaaaattattataaaaaataaagtaaaagagCTCAGCATAACCACATAGAATGAAATTTAAATGGAGATCAAATTTGAGGGAAGGTTTATGCAACtattcttttaagttttttctttttagctaTATAAATTAGTCTAAATTGGGTGATTTTACTGATACAAAACAAATAAATGACTTTGGTAGGAAAATTCCTATAGTTGAAtgatcatattttagtatttgactcgtaaaaagaaacaaaagaaatctcaacataaaaaatttacacGTCAATAAGAATAGTCAACCTATCATGTCTTTGTCATTTTTCAAGTTCACACACGTCGCTGACGGgaaaaatatgtttgattaaattgcCTATCAACAAAGGTATGATTAATCACTCCATCTCTGTAAGCAACAAACAACAAATTGAAAACACCAGCTATCTTATTTAACTCTACAAATACCATTAATATACAAACCATCACAGTACTTAAGATACCAATAAGGCACATGAAAGGCATAAACATACTTTTCTTCTTGTCATCCATATGGGCTCTGTCTAGTTCCCTAGATACCATACCTGTAAATCAACCTCTAACAGATAGAGGCACAATTATCTCATCAGGTGGCAAGTTTAAGTTGGGATTTTTCTCCCCTGGGACATCCGGAAAACGGTACTTGGGAATATGGTTCAATAAAGTTACTGTACAGACGGTGGTATGGGTTGCTAATAGAGACAGTCCACTCAAAGATACATCCGGTGCACTAAATTTTACCAGACAAGGAATTCTTACTCTTCTAAATGGTTCTGGCAGAGTCATTTGGTCATCCAATTCCACTAGACGTGTGCAAAATCCAGTCGCACAACTTCTTGATTCAGGCAATCTTGTTGTTAGAGATGCAATTGAGAATTATTTGTGGCAGAGTTTTGACTACCCCAGTGACACGTTTCTACCTGGAATGAAGCTTGGGGTCGATCTAAATACTGGTTTTCGCCGTTTCCTCATGTCCTGGAAGAGCACAAATGACCCTTCCAAGGGTGAGTTTAGTTGGGTAATTGATCTTCATGGATTCCCACAACCATTTGTCATGAATGGTTCCATTGAACGCTACAGGTCTGGACCATGGAATGGTCGAGGCTTTTCTAATGCACCATCGCTGCTACCTTCCCCTGGTTATAACTATACCTATGTATCTGATCAGGAGAAAATATCCTTTATGTATCAGCTCACAGACAGCTCTATCTTTGCAAGGGTTGCGATGCAACTAAATGGGGTTCTACAGCTTTCAATGTGGAATAATCAAACTCAGAATTGGGATGGCTTTGTTAGCGTACCAGCAGATAACTGTGACATTTATGGCCAGTGTCAATCATATGGTTTGTGCAACAGTGGCAACTCTCCAATCTGCAGATGTTTGGATAAATTTGAACCCAAAGATCCAACAGAATGGGCAAGGGGAAATTGGTCAAAAGGCTGCGTTAGAAAGACATCATTGAATTGCCAAAAGGAGGTTAAATTCTCGAAGTACTTGGGCATCAAGTTGCCAGACACTCGTTTTTCCTGGTATAGTCGAGGAGTGACTCTTAATGCATGTGAGGAATTGTGCTTGAGAAACTGCTCGTGTATGGCGTATGCAAATCCAGATGTAACAGGGACAAATGAAGGCTGCTTGCTTTGGTTTAGTGAGCTGATGGACATCAGACAGTTTGGTGGTAGCGGGCAAGATATCTATATAAAGTTGGATTCTTCCGAGTTAGGTACAGATTTGTTTCTTTACTTTTGAATGTAAGGCTGTTAAGAATGCTACATTAGATTTTTACTCCAGAATAAATTAAATGTCATCGAATGAGCAGTTGAGGGTTTTCTACattatttgaaaaaacaaaataatccttctaatgaaatatgaatttattttgatcCTCAGGTAACTCCAGTAGAGGGAAAGTAAAGAAACTGGTCATCAGCTTGCTACTGGCAGCATTAGGTCTGCTCTT comes from Capsicum annuum cultivar UCD-10X-F1 chromosome 2, UCD10Xv1.1, whole genome shotgun sequence and encodes:
- the LOC107857613 gene encoding G-type lectin S-receptor-like serine/threonine-protein kinase At4g27290 isoform X1; the protein is MKGINILFFLSSIWALSSSLDTIPVNQPLTDRGTIISSGGKFKLGFFSPGTSGKRYLGIWFNKVTVQTVVWVANRDSPLKDTSGALNFTRQGILTLLNGSGRVIWSSNSTRRVQNPVAQLLDSGNLVVRDAIENYLWQSFDYPSDTFLPGMKLGVDLNTGFRRFLMSWKSTNDPSKGEFSWVIDLHGFPQPFVMNGSIERYRSGPWNGRGFSNAPSLLPSPGYNYTYVSDQEKISFMYQLTDSSIFARVAMQLNGVLQLSMWNNQTQNWDGFVSVPADNCDIYGQCQSYGLCNSGNSPICRCLDKFEPKDPTEWARGNWSKGCVRKTSLNCQKEVKFSKYLGIKLPDTRFSWYSRGVTLNACEELCLRNCSCMAYANPDVTGTNEGCLLWFSELMDIRQFGGSGQDIYIKLDSSELGNSSRGKVKKLVISLLLAALGLLLALCLILYLRQKKKKDRNQQHFSKGRGTRSPEMFCTNESKDEELDLPLFDFETISHATNNFSLSNKLGEGGFGPVYKGMLKDGQEIAVKRLSRYSAQGTEEFKNEVIFIAKLQHRNLVKLLGGCIQAEEKMLVYEYMPNNSLDWFLFDTNRRSLLDWPKCSHIINGIARGILYLHQDSRLRIIHRDLKPSNVLLDTHMNPKISDFGMARSFRGNETGAMTIRVVGTYGYMSPEYAAEGKFSVKSDVFSFGVLVLEILSRKRNRGFLHPDHNHNLLGHVWILFKEGRVMEVIDTQLRESCDQSEVQRSVHVGLLCVQQCPEDRPSMASVVLMLSSDVVLPLPKEPGFFSGRSRITEADSSSTKHGETSVNELSISQLDAR
- the LOC107857613 gene encoding G-type lectin S-receptor-like serine/threonine-protein kinase At4g27290 isoform X2 codes for the protein MKGINILFFLSSIWALSSSLDTIPVNQPLTDRGTIISSGGKFKLGFFSPGTSGKRYLGIWFNKVTVQTVVWVANRDSPLKDTSGALNFTRQGILTLLNGSGRVIWSSNSTRRVQNPVAQLLDSGNLVVRDAIENYLWQSFDYPSDTFLPGMKLGVDLNTGFRRFLMSWKSTNDPSKGEFSWVIDLHGFPQPFVMNGSIERYRSGPWNGRGFSNAPSLLPSPGYNYTYVSDQEKISFMYQLTDSSIFARVAMQLNGVLQLSMWNNQTQNWDGFVSVPADNCDIYGQCQSYGLCNSGNSPICRCLDKFEPKDPTEWARGNWSKGCVRKTSLNCQKEVKFSKYLGIKLPDTRFSWYSRGVTLNACEELCLRNCSCMAYANPDVTGTNEGCLLWFSELMDIRQFGGSGQDIYIKLDSSELGNSSRGKVKKLVISLLLAALGLLLALCLILYLRQKKKKDRNQQHFSKGRGTRSPEMFCTNESKDEELDLPLFDFETISHATNNFSLSNKLGEGGFGPVYKGMLKDGQEIAVKRLSRYSAQGTEEFKNEVIFIAKLQHRNLVKLLGGCIQAEEKMLVYEYMPNNSLDWFLFDTNRRSLLDWPKCSHIINGIARGILYLHQDSRLRIIHRDLKPSNVLLDTHMNPKISDFGMARSFRGNETGAMTIRVWLHVSGVCSRRKIFSEIRCI